A genomic segment from Streptosporangium roseum DSM 43021 encodes:
- a CDS encoding TIGR02611 family protein — MAISDGVRNTQDGAEWPSETGDAGASRPEPGHTGAPLPGAHDAGAPRSEPGGAGASRSGTGAPWSETGDADVLKDEAARRSGIHGWLDGVRSTRTGHLTLKIVIGVIGAVLVIAGLIMVPFPGPGWLVVFAGLAVLATEFHWAHRLLEFGKQTLSAWTTWLGRQGWPLKILVVFVAAVAATAIVYYGLKLSFGLDLVTETQKLINR; from the coding sequence GTGGCTATCTCAGACGGGGTGCGGAACACCCAGGACGGGGCCGAGTGGCCGTCCGAAACCGGTGACGCCGGCGCGTCGCGGCCCGAGCCCGGCCACACCGGGGCGCCACTGCCCGGAGCTCATGACGCCGGAGCGCCGCGGTCCGAGCCCGGCGGTGCCGGAGCGTCGCGCTCCGGCACCGGGGCTCCGTGGTCCGAGACCGGCGACGCCGACGTGCTGAAGGACGAGGCGGCGCGGCGGTCCGGCATCCACGGCTGGCTCGACGGCGTCAGGTCGACCCGCACGGGCCACCTCACCCTCAAGATCGTCATCGGCGTCATCGGCGCCGTGCTGGTCATCGCCGGCCTCATCATGGTCCCCTTCCCCGGCCCCGGCTGGCTGGTGGTCTTCGCCGGCCTCGCCGTCCTGGCCACCGAGTTCCACTGGGCCCACCGGCTGCTGGAGTTCGGCAAGCAGACCCTGTCGGCCTGGACGACCTGGCTCGGCCGCCAGGGCTGGCCCCTCAAGATCCTGGTGGTCTTCGTCGCCGCGGTGGCCGCCACGGCCATCGTCTACTACGGCCTCAAGCTCAGCTTCGGCCTCGACCTGGTCACCGAGACCCAGAAGCTCATCAACCGCTAG
- a CDS encoding PucR family transcriptional regulator: protein MSLARAVEQPLADIPREFADALRPYLHDLTEEMAGEIQASVPEYSRQSGAYARIVRHAVEEALAGFVNRVGDRGASRSRLLEVYRAVGSGEAAEGRPLDSLQSALRICARVAWRRLAEESERLNLSRQRMCDIGEAILVYLDEIAAAAADGYAEAQARVAGELELRRRRLLDLLVADPPADPRAVADLARSVRWTTPRTVACVALAARAQGEPSRPGLPPDVLADLDRSDPCLVVPDPDGPGRYGLLDALAADWTVVIGPAVGVGEAALSLRLARDALVLARRGVLDDGRSIRAAHHLATLMIFRDEALIQIMGRARLAPLRGLRPAQRDRLAETLLAWLQSGNATEVAARLHIHPQTVRYRLRQATELFADQLGTPGDRFELEVVLRARAAGLHAVPD, encoded by the coding sequence GTGAGCCTTGCCCGTGCCGTCGAACAACCTCTGGCCGACATCCCCCGTGAGTTCGCCGACGCCCTCCGCCCCTACCTGCACGACCTGACCGAGGAGATGGCCGGCGAGATCCAGGCGAGCGTGCCCGAATACTCCCGGCAGAGCGGTGCCTACGCCCGCATCGTCAGGCACGCCGTCGAGGAGGCCCTGGCGGGCTTCGTGAACCGGGTCGGCGACAGGGGAGCCAGCCGCTCCCGGCTGCTGGAGGTCTACCGCGCGGTGGGCAGCGGGGAGGCGGCCGAGGGGCGGCCGCTGGATTCGCTCCAGTCCGCGCTGCGGATCTGCGCCAGGGTGGCGTGGCGCAGGCTGGCCGAGGAGTCCGAGCGGCTGAACCTGTCCAGGCAGCGCATGTGCGACATCGGGGAGGCGATCCTGGTCTACCTCGACGAGATCGCCGCCGCCGCGGCCGACGGCTACGCCGAGGCCCAGGCGAGGGTGGCGGGCGAGCTCGAACTGCGCCGCCGGCGGCTGCTCGACCTGCTGGTCGCCGACCCGCCCGCCGACCCCCGGGCGGTGGCCGATCTCGCCAGGTCGGTGCGGTGGACCACGCCGCGTACGGTGGCCTGCGTCGCGCTGGCCGCGCGGGCACAGGGCGAGCCGTCCAGGCCGGGCCTGCCGCCCGACGTGCTCGCCGACCTCGACCGCTCCGACCCCTGCCTGGTCGTTCCCGACCCCGACGGCCCGGGACGGTACGGCCTGCTCGACGCGCTGGCCGCCGACTGGACCGTGGTGATCGGACCTGCGGTCGGCGTGGGCGAGGCGGCCCTGTCGCTCAGGCTCGCCCGTGACGCCCTGGTCCTGGCCCGTCGAGGCGTGCTCGACGACGGCCGCAGCATCAGGGCGGCCCACCACCTGGCCACCTTGATGATCTTCCGGGACGAGGCGCTGATCCAGATCATGGGACGGGCCCGGCTGGCGCCCCTGCGCGGCCTGCGCCCCGCCCAGCGCGACCGGCTGGCCGAGACGCTGCTGGCCTGGCTGCAGAGCGGCAACGCCACCGAGGTGGCGGCCCGGCTGCACATCCACCCCCAGACCGTCCGCTACCGGCTGCGCCAGGCCACCGAGCTCTTCGCCGACCAGCTCGGCACTCCCGGCGACCGCTTCGAGCTGGAGGTCGTCCTGCGCGCCCGGGCCGCCGGCCTGCACGCCGTACCGGACTGA
- a CDS encoding FAD-dependent monooxygenase — MKNVLISGGSIAGPALARSLRRRGFHPTVVERAPAPRRGGQAVDIRGAALDAADRLGILAEARALATRMRGMSVLDGDGNEVMSTTEETYSGGRLDGDDIEIMRDDLTRLLVDGTRDGVEYVFDDSITAVEQDGRGARVTFERAEPRTFDLVVGADGLHSNVRRLVFGEESRFIHHLGTYLAFFRADNFLDLDNWQMWLRDGDRGYGIYPARENAEIVISFGFGSPPLDYDHRDVEQQKRIVAEQFTGLRWEAPRLLEAMWKAPDFYFDSMAQIRMDHWSAGRVVLLGDAGYCPSPLSGQGTSLALVGACVLADELGVAGDDHRAAFARYEERMHPFVELNQALATENPGGPASEESVERAKNAISLGDRTTAG, encoded by the coding sequence GTGAAGAACGTCCTCATCTCCGGCGGCAGCATCGCCGGCCCCGCCCTGGCCCGCTCACTGCGTCGCCGAGGCTTCCACCCGACCGTCGTCGAGCGGGCGCCCGCACCTCGCCGGGGCGGCCAGGCTGTCGACATCCGCGGCGCCGCCCTCGACGCGGCCGACCGGCTGGGCATCCTGGCAGAGGCGCGGGCGCTCGCCACCCGCATGCGTGGAATGTCGGTGCTCGACGGCGACGGCAACGAGGTGATGAGCACGACCGAGGAGACCTACAGCGGCGGCAGGCTCGACGGCGACGACATCGAGATCATGCGTGACGACCTGACTCGCCTGCTCGTAGACGGGACGCGCGACGGCGTGGAGTACGTCTTCGACGACTCCATCACCGCCGTCGAGCAGGACGGGCGCGGTGCCCGGGTGACCTTCGAGCGCGCCGAACCCCGCACCTTCGACCTGGTGGTCGGGGCCGACGGGCTGCACTCCAACGTGCGCCGTCTCGTCTTCGGCGAGGAGTCGCGCTTCATCCACCACCTGGGCACCTATCTGGCGTTCTTCCGCGCCGACAACTTCCTCGACCTCGACAACTGGCAGATGTGGCTCCGGGACGGCGACAGGGGTTACGGCATCTACCCCGCCCGCGAGAACGCCGAGATCGTGATCTCGTTCGGCTTCGGCTCGCCGCCGCTGGACTACGACCACCGCGACGTCGAGCAGCAGAAGCGGATCGTCGCCGAGCAGTTCACCGGCCTGCGCTGGGAGGCGCCCCGGCTGCTGGAGGCCATGTGGAAGGCACCCGACTTCTACTTCGACTCGATGGCCCAGATCCGGATGGACCACTGGTCGGCCGGCCGGGTGGTGCTGCTGGGAGACGCCGGCTACTGCCCCTCGCCGCTGTCCGGCCAGGGCACCAGCCTGGCCTTGGTGGGTGCCTGCGTGCTGGCCGACGAGCTCGGCGTGGCGGGCGACGACCACCGCGCCGCGTTCGCCCGTTACGAGGAGCGCATGCACCCGTTCGTCGAGCTCAACCAGGCGCTCGCCACCGAGAACCCCGGTGGACCGGCCTCCGAGGAGTCGGTCGAGCGGGCCAAGAACGCGATCTCGCTCGGCGACCGGACCACGGCCGGTTGA